Proteins encoded in a region of the Pseudomonas shahriarae genome:
- a CDS encoding fimbria/pilus outer membrane usher protein: MQFNDAFLPEDSRNLDLGAYQTGNPVMPGQYRADVVLNGQLNSRQDIRIDAQADGSKPVVCMTRGLLERQGVEMSKLAPESTLALDSLGCAAVGSLIPGATANFSPENQALDLSIPQAALRRNARGYVSPELWDRGVTAGMLSYSFNGSRNRTRSGNSDSAFLGLHTGLNLGDWRLRHNASMSWQSRQGNNYQALDSYAQRDITALKSQLTVGESNTSGEIFDTLSYRGVQLASDDRMLPDSMRGYAPVIRGIARTNARVTIRQAGNILLETTVAPGAFVIDDLYSTGYGGDLSVSVAEADGTEQNFIVPYASVSQLLRPGTSRFSLTAGETRNNYVDKQSRLLQGTVQYGLNNTFTGFAGMQSSDDYTAVLTGLAFGTPIGAMAIDLTHAQTDLATGAAKGQSMRVSYSKNVLSTGSNFTVAAYRFSTSEYLDFSNAMQLLDAEKTGWDTSMFGRPRSRFSVTADQSLGEWGQVAISGYAQNYWNLPGSDLQYQFSYSKQFNRISFSVNANRSRMGLGDMENSFLLTMSMPLEFGGPGFSPQMTAQVGRDSQGNYSEQAGISGTAGEDRQYGYGATVGHDGASNSKSAALNGQYTGARAMLSAALGRGDGYTSASVGASGSVVAHADGVTMTPYRGETMAVVSAPGAQGAKVSGYPGLKLDSRGNAVVPYLRPYELNEVAIDPIGSSLDVELSETSQQVAPRAGAVVHLKYTTNQGRAVLLNVRLDDGSSLPFGAGVTDIDGTSVGVVGQGGQLYARIKPQTRQLLINWGSKTHQQCALVIPAGPGEGQQLQQVDAVCAAGKQVAGSVQPNILQKVQL; the protein is encoded by the coding sequence GTGCAGTTCAACGATGCGTTCCTGCCTGAAGACTCGCGCAATCTCGACTTGGGCGCCTACCAGACCGGCAACCCGGTGATGCCCGGGCAATACCGTGCAGACGTAGTGCTTAACGGCCAGTTGAACAGCCGCCAGGACATTCGCATCGACGCCCAGGCCGACGGCAGTAAGCCGGTGGTCTGCATGACGCGTGGCTTGCTTGAGCGTCAGGGTGTGGAGATGAGCAAGCTGGCGCCTGAAAGCACTTTGGCGCTGGACAGCCTGGGCTGTGCCGCCGTGGGCAGTCTGATCCCGGGTGCAACCGCGAATTTTTCACCGGAAAACCAGGCCCTCGACCTGAGCATTCCCCAGGCGGCGCTGCGGCGCAATGCCCGAGGATACGTCAGCCCGGAACTGTGGGATCGCGGCGTGACCGCAGGCATGCTCAGCTACAGCTTCAATGGCAGCCGTAACCGTACCCGCAGTGGCAACTCTGACTCGGCATTCCTGGGCCTGCACACCGGCCTCAACCTGGGTGACTGGCGCCTGCGCCACAACGCGTCGATGAGCTGGCAGTCACGTCAGGGCAATAATTACCAAGCCCTGGACTCCTATGCGCAACGCGACATCACCGCGTTGAAAAGCCAACTGACGGTGGGTGAGTCCAACACCTCCGGCGAGATCTTCGACACCCTGTCCTACCGTGGTGTGCAACTGGCCAGTGACGACCGCATGCTGCCCGACTCCATGCGCGGCTATGCCCCGGTGATCCGTGGGATTGCCCGCACCAACGCCCGTGTGACCATTCGCCAGGCCGGCAACATCCTGCTGGAAACCACCGTGGCTCCCGGGGCATTTGTGATTGATGACCTGTATTCAACCGGCTATGGCGGCGACCTCAGTGTCAGCGTGGCGGAAGCCGACGGCACCGAGCAGAACTTCATCGTGCCCTATGCCTCGGTCAGCCAGTTGCTGCGCCCCGGTACCTCGCGCTTCAGCCTGACCGCAGGCGAGACCCGCAATAACTACGTCGACAAGCAATCGCGCCTGCTACAAGGCACTGTGCAATATGGCCTGAACAATACGTTCACCGGATTTGCCGGGATGCAGTCCAGCGATGACTACACCGCCGTGCTCACCGGCCTGGCGTTTGGCACGCCGATCGGTGCCATGGCCATCGACTTGACTCACGCCCAGACCGACCTGGCCACTGGTGCCGCCAAAGGGCAGAGCATGCGGGTGTCCTACAGCAAAAATGTGCTCAGCACGGGCAGTAACTTCACCGTTGCGGCTTATCGTTTTTCTACCAGCGAATACCTGGACTTCAGTAACGCCATGCAACTGCTCGATGCCGAGAAAACGGGGTGGGACACCAGCATGTTCGGGCGCCCGCGCAGTCGCTTTTCGGTCACCGCCGACCAGAGCCTGGGGGAGTGGGGGCAAGTGGCAATCAGCGGCTATGCGCAGAACTACTGGAACCTGCCGGGCAGTGATTTGCAGTACCAGTTCAGCTACAGCAAGCAGTTCAATCGCATCAGCTTCAGTGTGAACGCCAACCGCAGCCGCATGGGCCTGGGGGACATGGAAAACAGCTTTTTGCTGACCATGAGCATGCCTCTGGAATTTGGCGGTCCAGGCTTCAGCCCGCAAATGACCGCACAGGTAGGACGTGACTCCCAAGGCAACTACAGCGAGCAGGCCGGCATCAGCGGCACCGCTGGCGAGGACCGTCAATATGGCTACGGCGCGACGGTCGGCCATGACGGTGCCAGTAACAGCAAGAGCGCGGCCCTCAATGGCCAATACACCGGCGCGCGCGCCATGCTCAGCGCTGCCCTGGGACGCGGTGATGGCTACACCAGCGCCTCGGTGGGCGCGAGCGGCAGCGTGGTGGCGCATGCCGATGGGGTGACCATGACTCCTTATCGCGGTGAAACCATGGCGGTGGTCAGTGCCCCGGGTGCGCAGGGGGCCAAGGTGTCCGGCTACCCTGGCCTCAAGCTCGACAGCCGCGGCAATGCCGTGGTTCCGTACCTGCGGCCATATGAGTTGAACGAAGTGGCAATCGACCCTATTGGTAGCTCGCTGGACGTCGAACTCAGCGAAACCAGCCAACAGGTGGCCCCGCGCGCCGGTGCGGTGGTGCACCTCAAGTACACCACCAACCAGGGCCGCGCAGTGTTGCTCAACGTACGCCTCGACGATGGCAGCAGCCTGCCCTTTGGTGCTGGCGTGACAGATATCGACGGCACCTCGGTCGGCGTGGTCGGGCAGGGTGGCCAGCTCTACGCACGGATCAAGCCGCAAACCCGTCAGTTACTGATCAACTGGGGAAGCAAGACCCATCAACAGTGCGCACTGGTCATCCCGGCGGGCCCCGGCGAAGGGCAGCAATTGCAACAGGTAGACGCGGTTTGTGCGGCCGGTAAGCAAGTCGCTGGCAGCGTGCAGCCCAACATTCTTCAAAAGGTACAGTTATGA
- a CDS encoding fimbria/pilus periplasmic chaperone, which produces MITGTRLLYPADQKEITVKLNNNGTQPALIQSWIDTGSVESTPTSSKAPFLLSPPVARIDPTKGQSLRVLFTGAPMAQDKESVFWLNVLEIPPKPEAGADINTLQMAFRSRIKLFYRPTGLPGTASEAIEQVQWQLVPARDGQGLALQAFNPSAFHVSLIELELVAGAQRERSEDGMIAPGETRQFVLPTLKVRPAAGAQVEFSAINDYGALIPTRKALKP; this is translated from the coding sequence GTGATTACCGGAACTCGCCTGCTCTACCCGGCGGACCAGAAAGAAATCACGGTAAAACTCAACAACAATGGCACGCAGCCAGCGCTGATCCAGTCGTGGATCGACACCGGCAGCGTCGAGTCGACTCCGACCAGCTCCAAGGCGCCGTTCCTGCTTTCACCGCCGGTGGCGCGCATCGATCCGACCAAGGGCCAAAGCCTGCGGGTGTTGTTTACCGGGGCTCCCATGGCCCAGGACAAAGAGTCGGTGTTCTGGCTCAACGTATTGGAAATTCCACCCAAGCCCGAGGCGGGTGCAGATATCAATACGCTGCAAATGGCATTCCGTTCGCGGATCAAATTGTTTTATCGCCCGACCGGCTTGCCAGGCACTGCCAGCGAGGCGATCGAGCAGGTGCAGTGGCAATTGGTGCCCGCACGCGATGGGCAAGGCTTGGCCTTGCAGGCCTTCAATCCGTCGGCGTTCCATGTTTCGCTGATCGAGTTGGAACTGGTGGCTGGCGCCCAGCGTGAGCGCAGTGAAGACGGCATGATCGCTCCGGGTGAAACCCGCCAATTTGTGCTCCCAACGCTCAAGGTCCGACCGGCTGCGGGGGCTCAGGTGGAGTTCAGCGCTATCAACGATTACGGCGCACTGATCCCGACCCGTAAAGCACTCAAGCCCTGA
- a CDS encoding fimbrial protein, which yields MNYKARALAVLVAATASTVALASDGKIDFNGELKAETCKVAVNGAAGASPSTVTLPTVSTAALGAKGQVAGQTGFNIELSDCSAALKTAAAFFESSGSVDATSGNLKNVSGTATQVQLQLVDATNGNAIKAGNTAQVTSTSRIAIDATSKAAILPYAVQYYAQAPTTPGTVVGSVTYSINYQ from the coding sequence ATGAATTACAAAGCTCGCGCCCTCGCTGTACTGGTCGCTGCCACCGCCTCTACCGTTGCTCTGGCTTCAGACGGCAAAATCGATTTCAACGGCGAACTGAAAGCCGAAACCTGCAAGGTTGCGGTTAACGGCGCGGCTGGTGCGAGCCCGTCGACTGTCACGCTGCCAACCGTCTCTACCGCTGCCCTGGGAGCAAAAGGCCAAGTGGCAGGCCAGACCGGTTTCAATATCGAGCTGAGCGATTGTTCTGCCGCGCTGAAAACAGCTGCTGCATTCTTTGAGTCGAGCGGCAGCGTTGATGCAACCAGCGGCAACCTGAAGAACGTGAGCGGTACTGCCACCCAGGTTCAGCTGCAATTGGTTGACGCAACCAATGGCAACGCGATCAAGGCCGGCAACACTGCGCAGGTCACTTCCACCAGCCGTATTGCCATCGATGCAACCTCCAAGGCCGCCATCCTGCCATACGCTGTCCAGTACTACGCTCAAGCCCCGACCACTCCGGGTACCGTAGTTGGCTCCGTGACTTACTCCATCAATTATCAGTAA
- a CDS encoding ATP-binding protein gives MNAKLLRLLLIAFVLGNLGVGVQAGPTPLDLTQQERDWIAAHPVLRVGVFDNLQPFEYISNGQLRGLSAKYLGLIASRTGLYFEPVTTTTRSARKDMLISGEVDILSTRRRDDDPAKDLGLRYTAPYNTSSTVMVSRFGDQPFADLEQLAGKRVVVLGREEDYVAFLKRKAPGITIVSALNALDMMAMVKDGRTDAAIASEWLLIPYLSRQYHGVLQISGVLPSLHTGVSMAVRDSDVLLLSILDKVLASISGEERKAIYDAWFVDMDLDIPTVKAIAEHYQGELWLLLAVVAVLVGLVVQSRLQRRQAMNSEREKAMFLAVISHEVRSPMNAVLAAVELLEHTPLDEQQRHFTSLANSGANTLLRLVDDVLDISKMEAGQLALNLEPVDLWALVLRIVDEHRAQAQEKGIELLVTGERPGAPLLLDELRLAQVLRNLICNAVKFTDVGRVEVQLQQLEKPAVEVRQLVIRVIDTGIGLSKQAQASLFRPYAQAKQSYRRTGGTGLGLVICRRLVSLMRGRLVLSSLQGVGTQVEVWLPVERAVSPQLPAPEPAPSAESANGLQVLVVDDSLPSRQVLQAQLDSLGCAALLAADADQAVALFSAHRVDMVLIDCDSPEGDAEGMVSAFRESQLQQERSYCPIIALSQFSGNEYLQRCFDAGMDGVLSKPVQQAMLQQMIELWCEVTPAPQVAEYLETPGSPEAVRQELNRLIELLALRDRGMALEALHRLRTAALDVGWEDFAATAQRIEVLLQDEVNWPAEAVAGHARSLLEHRAGLPCGA, from the coding sequence ATGAACGCCAAATTGCTACGCCTGCTGCTGATAGCGTTCGTGTTGGGAAACCTGGGCGTCGGGGTGCAGGCAGGCCCGACGCCGCTGGACTTGACCCAGCAGGAGCGTGATTGGATTGCCGCCCATCCGGTGCTGCGTGTTGGCGTATTCGATAACTTGCAGCCTTTTGAATACATCAGCAATGGCCAACTCAGAGGGTTGTCAGCCAAATACCTGGGGTTGATTGCATCGCGCACGGGCCTGTATTTCGAACCCGTCACCACCACTACGCGCAGCGCCCGCAAGGACATGCTGATCAGCGGCGAAGTCGATATCTTGTCCACCCGGCGCCGGGATGATGACCCGGCAAAGGATCTCGGGCTGCGTTACACCGCGCCCTACAACACCAGCTCGACCGTTATGGTCAGCCGTTTTGGCGATCAACCGTTTGCCGACTTGGAGCAACTCGCCGGCAAGCGGGTGGTGGTGCTGGGGCGTGAGGAGGATTACGTCGCTTTTTTGAAGCGTAAGGCCCCGGGGATAACCATTGTTTCAGCCCTGAATGCGCTGGACATGATGGCGATGGTCAAGGACGGCCGCACGGACGCGGCGATTGCTTCGGAATGGCTGCTGATTCCCTACCTGTCCCGCCAATATCATGGGGTACTGCAGATTTCTGGGGTGCTGCCGTCGCTGCATACCGGCGTGAGCATGGCAGTACGTGACAGCGATGTGCTCCTGCTGTCTATTTTGGACAAGGTGCTGGCGTCCATCAGCGGCGAAGAGCGCAAGGCGATCTATGACGCCTGGTTTGTGGATATGGACCTGGATATTCCCACCGTCAAGGCCATTGCCGAGCACTACCAAGGTGAGCTGTGGTTGCTGCTGGCCGTGGTGGCAGTGCTCGTCGGGCTGGTCGTGCAAAGTCGCCTGCAACGGCGCCAGGCCATGAACAGCGAACGGGAGAAGGCGATGTTCCTGGCGGTCATCAGCCATGAAGTGCGTTCGCCGATGAACGCAGTGTTGGCCGCCGTGGAACTGCTGGAGCACACCCCGCTCGATGAGCAGCAGCGACATTTCACCAGCTTGGCCAATAGCGGCGCCAATACCTTGCTGCGGCTGGTGGATGATGTGCTGGATATCTCCAAGATGGAAGCCGGGCAACTGGCCCTCAATCTTGAACCGGTGGACCTATGGGCGCTGGTCTTGCGGATAGTCGATGAGCATCGAGCGCAAGCACAGGAAAAGGGCATTGAGCTGCTCGTCACCGGCGAGCGTCCCGGCGCCCCATTGTTGCTGGACGAACTGCGTCTGGCGCAGGTGCTGCGCAACCTGATCTGCAACGCCGTCAAGTTCACCGATGTGGGCCGGGTAGAGGTGCAGTTGCAACAGCTGGAAAAGCCTGCGGTCGAGGTGCGACAGCTGGTGATCCGGGTCATCGATACGGGCATAGGCTTGTCCAAGCAGGCGCAAGCCTCGCTGTTCCGGCCGTATGCCCAGGCCAAGCAATCCTATCGGCGCACTGGCGGTACCGGCCTGGGCCTGGTGATCTGCCGGCGCCTGGTCAGCTTGATGCGCGGCAGGTTGGTGCTCAGCAGCTTGCAGGGGGTCGGTACCCAGGTCGAGGTGTGGTTGCCAGTTGAGCGGGCTGTTTCCCCGCAACTGCCGGCACCTGAGCCTGCGCCGAGCGCGGAATCGGCTAACGGTTTGCAGGTGTTGGTGGTGGACGACTCGCTACCCAGTCGGCAAGTGTTGCAGGCACAACTCGACAGCCTTGGTTGCGCGGCGCTGCTGGCGGCTGATGCCGACCAGGCGGTGGCGTTGTTCAGTGCGCACCGGGTCGATATGGTGCTGATCGACTGTGACTCGCCAGAGGGCGACGCCGAGGGCATGGTCAGCGCGTTTCGTGAGTCGCAGCTCCAACAGGAACGCTCATATTGCCCGATCATCGCGCTCTCGCAATTTAGCGGGAATGAATACCTGCAACGTTGTTTCGATGCCGGTATGGATGGTGTACTGAGCAAACCGGTCCAACAGGCCATGTTGCAGCAGATGATTGAACTCTGGTGCGAAGTAACCCCGGCGCCGCAAGTTGCAGAGTACCTGGAAACTCCAGGGTCGCCGGAGGCTGTGCGCCAGGAACTTAACCGCCTCATAGAACTACTTGCCCTGCGCGATCGCGGCATGGCGCTGGAGGCGCTACACAGACTGCGCACTGCCGCGTTGGACGTCGGCTGGGAGGACTTCGCGGCCACCGCGCAGCGTATCGAAGTGCTGTTGCAGGACGAAGTGAACTGGCCAGCAGAAGCGGTTGCGGGCCATGCCCGTAGCCTGCTTGAGCACAGGGCCGGGCTTCCCTGCGGAGCCTAG
- a CDS encoding ATP-binding protein has product MRRWWLGGVLLWSLGGTVFAAGPVQLSEQEQRWIQQHPVLRVGVVEDLIPFEYMRDGTLQGRSAHYLQLVTDATGLEFTYVPGKTIEIREQMLLDGQVDLLSSYLRFRTEPATKGLALLTYQTTSPIIVTRFEDPDIFDLDQLHGKTVMVPDVDHYEEIVGASGIEVTLIKSKSALEMLTRVRDGSADAVVATEIFLMPYLYRQFQGILEASGVVGSQMLDVSMAVRSDQALLHSILEKVLGSITAEQRNEMYEHWYHDLGLDVPTLVAVSSHYWHVLIMGALLLASLCVLVYRGHLRWRQAVRNEQEKTMFLAVMGHEIRSPMNAVLAAMELLGHTRLNEQQRHFVHLANGGANALVRLLDNVLDTPGSGARALRLSIEPTDVTALVQGVVGLHRLRAREKHLSLNVSIHTALPLLLLDSSRLTQILHNLLSNAIKFTDVGGVDIKLYLLALPAGGQQLQVKVRDTGIGISEAVQASLFRPYAQASQSYKRSGGTGLGLVICQQLANLMQGSLTLSSEPGVGTTFILCVPVTVAPQTAEPPQVQQSAPEAETDGLQILVVEDTLANQEVLRAQIGGFGCEAVIAADAAQAHSLFVQQAYQLILMDCDLPDQDGYSLVRELREFERGLGRPRCPIIAISALTGEQHLKRCMDAGMDAALSKPIRLGQLREVIERWCDVTLAAPRASLMAPQLDQAAINREMASDLGSLIKAIALCDRPSAVHVAHRLHGAALIMEWLALGQSAEHLERLLRAQEGWDCPAYAQALRALVEHWRALGGDAPLEVLPPARASRVTQR; this is encoded by the coding sequence ATGAGGCGGTGGTGGCTGGGGGGCGTGCTGTTGTGGTCGCTTGGAGGGACCGTCTTCGCTGCTGGCCCGGTTCAACTGAGCGAGCAGGAGCAGCGCTGGATACAGCAGCATCCGGTGTTGCGGGTGGGCGTGGTCGAAGACCTGATACCTTTTGAGTACATGCGTGATGGCACCCTGCAGGGACGCTCAGCGCATTACCTGCAATTGGTGACCGATGCCACCGGCCTTGAATTCACCTATGTCCCGGGAAAGACCATTGAGATACGCGAGCAAATGCTCCTCGATGGCCAGGTGGATCTGCTGTCCTCTTACTTGCGTTTCAGGACTGAGCCGGCCACCAAGGGCCTTGCCTTGCTGACCTACCAGACCACCTCGCCGATCATCGTGACGCGCTTCGAAGACCCGGATATTTTCGACCTCGACCAACTGCATGGCAAAACCGTGATGGTTCCCGACGTGGATCATTACGAAGAGATCGTCGGAGCATCAGGGATCGAGGTCACGCTGATCAAAAGCAAATCGGCCCTGGAGATGCTGACCCGCGTCCGGGACGGCAGTGCTGACGCGGTCGTTGCCACGGAAATCTTCCTGATGCCTTATCTGTACCGCCAGTTCCAGGGCATCCTGGAGGCTTCAGGTGTGGTCGGCAGCCAGATGCTGGATGTCAGCATGGCGGTTCGCTCGGACCAAGCGCTGCTGCATTCGATCCTCGAAAAAGTCCTGGGCTCGATCACTGCCGAGCAACGCAATGAGATGTACGAGCACTGGTATCACGACCTGGGTCTGGATGTTCCAACCCTGGTTGCCGTCTCCAGCCACTACTGGCATGTACTGATCATGGGGGCGTTGCTGCTGGCCAGCCTGTGTGTGCTGGTCTATCGCGGCCATCTCCGGTGGCGTCAGGCTGTGCGCAACGAGCAGGAAAAAACCATGTTTCTGGCGGTCATGGGCCATGAAATCCGTTCGCCTATGAATGCCGTGCTGGCGGCCATGGAGTTATTGGGGCACACCCGGCTCAATGAACAGCAGCGCCACTTTGTGCACCTTGCCAATGGCGGCGCCAATGCGTTGGTGCGTTTGCTGGATAACGTGCTGGACACGCCAGGCTCGGGTGCGCGGGCGTTGCGCCTGAGCATTGAACCGACCGATGTGACGGCGCTGGTGCAGGGTGTAGTTGGCTTGCACCGCCTGCGCGCCCGGGAAAAGCACCTGAGCCTGAATGTGAGCATCCACACCGCGCTGCCCTTGCTGTTACTCGACAGCTCCCGCCTGACGCAGATTCTTCATAACCTGCTTTCCAATGCCATCAAGTTCACCGATGTCGGCGGTGTCGACATCAAGCTGTACCTGTTGGCCCTACCGGCCGGTGGTCAACAGTTGCAAGTCAAGGTGCGCGACACCGGGATCGGTATCAGTGAAGCGGTACAGGCGTCGTTGTTCCGGCCATATGCCCAGGCCAGTCAATCCTACAAGCGCTCCGGTGGTACCGGGCTGGGCCTGGTGATCTGCCAGCAACTGGCGAACTTGATGCAGGGGTCGTTGACACTCAGCAGTGAGCCGGGGGTTGGCACGACCTTCATCCTCTGCGTGCCGGTAACGGTTGCCCCCCAGACTGCTGAACCACCGCAGGTTCAGCAGTCCGCGCCAGAGGCCGAGACGGACGGCCTGCAAATCCTGGTCGTGGAAGACACCCTGGCCAACCAGGAAGTGCTGCGGGCGCAGATCGGCGGCTTTGGCTGCGAGGCGGTGATCGCCGCCGATGCCGCCCAGGCCCACAGCTTGTTCGTGCAGCAGGCCTACCAATTGATTCTGATGGACTGTGACCTGCCGGACCAGGACGGTTACAGCCTGGTTCGCGAACTGCGTGAGTTCGAGCGCGGCTTGGGGCGTCCACGCTGCCCAATCATTGCCATTTCTGCCCTGACCGGTGAACAGCACCTCAAACGTTGCATGGATGCTGGGATGGACGCCGCATTGAGCAAGCCGATACGCCTTGGGCAACTGCGCGAAGTGATCGAGCGCTGGTGCGACGTCACCCTGGCTGCACCTCGTGCGAGCCTGATGGCCCCTCAACTGGATCAGGCGGCGATCAATCGGGAGATGGCCAGTGACCTGGGGAGCCTGATCAAGGCCATAGCGCTCTGTGACCGCCCCAGCGCCGTCCACGTTGCCCATCGTCTGCACGGTGCTGCGCTGATTATGGAGTGGCTGGCCCTGGGGCAGAGTGCCGAGCATCTGGAGCGCCTGCTGCGCGCGCAGGAGGGCTGGGATTGCCCGGCCTACGCCCAGGCCCTGCGGGCGTTGGTTGAGCATTGGCGGGCCTTGGGCGGGGATGCTCCCCTGGAAGTGCTGCCGCCCGCGCGTGCCTCGCGGGTGACCCAGCGATGA
- a CDS encoding response regulator transcription factor: MKSIRIALLDDHAVVRHGLANTLAAEANFEVVGIYERSRDLIAGLATAPADLLLLDFSLSPEELDGVSLIRALRVKFPASHILVLSTHHDPATVGLAMRVGARGFVGKGEDMDQLVKAIRKVASGAVYLSPDMTYRLAETVTSDTRKGPGEVPDALILAELTSREQEVIRCYLAGMTITEIAEKFNRSIKTISTQKTTAFRKLGVTSNNELFKLNKIIGSP; encoded by the coding sequence ATGAAATCTATACGTATTGCTTTGTTGGATGATCACGCGGTTGTTCGACATGGTCTGGCCAATACCCTGGCGGCCGAGGCGAACTTTGAAGTAGTAGGCATTTATGAGCGCAGCCGCGACCTGATTGCCGGTCTCGCCACAGCGCCTGCAGACTTGCTGCTACTGGATTTCTCCCTGAGTCCCGAGGAGTTGGACGGCGTGTCATTGATCCGTGCCTTGCGAGTCAAGTTTCCTGCTAGCCACATCCTTGTGTTGTCCACCCATCACGACCCGGCGACCGTGGGCCTGGCCATGCGTGTCGGAGCCCGCGGGTTTGTCGGCAAGGGTGAGGACATGGACCAGTTGGTCAAGGCCATTCGCAAAGTGGCGTCGGGGGCGGTGTACCTGAGTCCTGACATGACCTATCGCCTGGCCGAAACCGTCACCAGTGATACCCGCAAAGGCCCTGGCGAAGTGCCCGACGCCCTGATCCTGGCGGAGTTGACCAGTCGCGAGCAGGAGGTCATTCGTTGTTATCTGGCGGGCATGACCATCACTGAAATTGCCGAGAAGTTCAATCGCAGCATCAAGACCATCAGCACCCAGAAAACCACGGCGTTTCGCAAGCTGGGGGTTACGTCGAACAACGAACTGTTCAAGCTCAACAAAATCATTGGCTCGCCATGA
- a CDS encoding response regulator transcription factor: MKRLQIALLDDHAIVRHGLVNRLLQEPDFEVVGVYARTRELLAGLAKDPAQVLLLDYVLGPSELDGVLLIRALRVKFPQCRILVFSTHHDAATVILALRAGARGFLGKGEDMGQLVDAVRLVASGAVYLSPDMAYRVAEATAVNYDGEARNREDALRFVSLSAREQEVIRCYLTGMTITEIAEKFSRSIKTISTQKASAFRKLGVISNNELFKIKHLIEGI; this comes from the coding sequence ATGAAACGCTTACAAATTGCTTTGCTGGATGATCATGCAATCGTGCGACATGGCCTGGTCAATCGATTGCTGCAGGAACCTGATTTTGAAGTGGTCGGTGTCTACGCTCGGACGCGTGAACTGTTGGCAGGGTTGGCCAAGGACCCGGCGCAGGTGCTGTTGCTGGACTATGTCCTGGGGCCCAGCGAGTTGGACGGCGTGTTACTGATTCGAGCGTTACGGGTGAAGTTTCCACAATGCCGCATCCTGGTGTTCTCTACGCACCATGACGCCGCTACCGTGATCCTGGCCTTGCGTGCCGGTGCCCGGGGATTTCTCGGCAAGGGTGAAGACATGGGCCAGTTGGTCGACGCCGTCCGGCTGGTGGCGTCGGGGGCGGTTTACCTGAGCCCGGACATGGCCTACAGGGTTGCCGAAGCCACTGCGGTCAACTATGACGGCGAGGCGCGCAATCGCGAGGATGCGTTGCGCTTTGTCAGTCTCTCTGCCCGTGAGCAGGAAGTGATTCGCTGTTATCTGACGGGCATGACCATCACCGAAATTGCTGAGAAATTCAGCCGTAGCATCAAGACCATCAGCACCCAAAAGGCTTCGGCATTTCGCAAGTTGGGTGTGATATCGAACAACGAGCTATTCAAGATCAAGCACCTCATTGAAGGTATCTGA